The Phlebotomus papatasi isolate M1 unplaced genomic scaffold, Ppap_2.1 HiC_scaffold_208, whole genome shotgun sequence genome contains a region encoding:
- the LOC129808934 gene encoding uncharacterized protein K02A2.6-like — MLQKDVGDWNWTPQCQKAFIKVKEILSSNLLLTHYNPSLPITIAADASETGIGCVAYHTMENGQHKAFYHASRTLTKAEKNYSQIDKEGLGLVYAVQKFHTYIYGRKFTLQTDHKPLLSIFGSKKGVPIHTANRLQRWALILLAYDFNIEYVPTNEFGGADVLSRLIEQQKSSNEDFIIAQVRDDEIVDNILISDVNKRLPVTFKKIETATLSSPTLQEVSNYIRHGWPRSTADFSPEVANYYKIRDSLTLIHSCIVYRDRIVIPPIFRNAILKQLHDAHPGINRMKSLARSYVFWPHMDSDIENLVKSCSSCAAAAKNPTKCDLSSWPLTSRPWQRVHADYAGPIDGQWFLVLVDAYTKWPEVYMTTTTTSLATISKISDACSRFGFMETIVTDNGTQFTSAEFAEFCRERGITHITTAPFHPQSNGLAERFVDTLKRSLSKLSGIGNTQTALTKFLMSYRCTPNPNTFNGSSPAELMMSRPLRTTLSLTQPIENDPIERNTAMENQYNKKHGTKSRSFVRGEEVLAKCFRGNHSFWAPGTIIEKRGNVMYNVSILLPRGCSRLIRSHVNQLRKRYPDTNESADDPSLVEGQQVSIPFDYDDGNQSADSSADGTSQESSNVPMRRSRQPYRNPRLPTRSSPPRLRSRLPRRIPQAPASSRGEVLGIGPTTDGVSHA, encoded by the coding sequence ATGCTGCAGAAGGACGTTGGAGATTGGAATTGGACGCCACAGTGTCAAAAGGCTTTCATCAAGGTCAAAGAAATCCTATCCTCAAATCTCCTTCTCACACATTACAATCCTTCCCTTCCTATCACAATCGCTGCAGACGCCAGTGAGACGGGTATTGGTTGCGTAGCATACCATACCATGGAAAATGGGCAGCACAAGGCATTTTATCATGCCTCTCGCACTCTTACCAAGGCCGAGAAAAACTATTCACAAATTGACAAGGAGGGTCTTGGACTGGTTTATGCTGTTCAGAAGTTTCACACCTACATCTATGGGAGAAAATTTACTCTTCAGACGGACCACAAGCCCCTACTATCAATTTTTGGCTCGAAGAAGGGAGTGCCCATCCACACCGCCAACCGGCTTCAACGCTGGGCTCTCATTCTGTTGGCATATGATTTTAACATTGAATATGTCCCAACAAATGAGTTTGGTGGAGCTGATGTTCTTAGTCGTTTGATTGAGCAACAAAAGTCAAGCAACGAGGACTTCATCATTGCCCAAGTCCGAGATGACGAGATCGTGGACAACATTCTCATCAGTGACGTGAACAAACGCTTACCGGTGACCTTCAAGAAGATTGAGACTGCCACTCTTTCTTCTCCGACTCTACAAGAAGTCTCCAACTACATCCGGCATGGATGGCCTCGCTCTACAGCTGATTTCTCACCGGAAGTGGCAAACTACTACAAAATCAGAGACTCTCTAACACTCATACATTCATGTATAGTCTACAGAGATCGCATTGTCATACCACCAATTTTCAGAAACGCAATTCTCAAGCAGCTACATGACGCTCATCCAGGAATAAATCGTATGAAGAGTCTTGCCCGCTCGTACGTTTTCTGGCCACATATGGATTCTGATATTGAGAACTTGGTCAAATCTTGTTCTTCCTGTGCTGCTGCTGCCAAAAATCCGACAAAATGCGACCTATCTTCATGGCCTCTCACATCAAGGCCATGGCAGAGAGTACATGCCGACTACGCTGGACCAATTGATGGACAGTGGTTCCTTGTCTTGGTAGATGCTTACACAAAATGGCCTGAAGTATACATGACAACTACCACTACATCATTGGCGACCATCAGCAAAATCTCGGATGCCTGCTCACGTTTTGGATTCATGGAGACCATCGTAACAGACAATGGTACCCAATTCACCAGTGCTGAATTCGCTGAATTTTGCCGCGAGCGAGGTATCACCCATATCACGACAGCGCCATTTCATCCACAAAGCAATGGCCTGGCAGAACGTTTCGTGGACACCTTGAAGCGTTCTCTCTCCAAGCTGTCTGGCATTGGCAACACACAGACAGCCCTCACAAAATTCTTGATGTCCTACCGCTGTACACCCAACCCAAATACGTTCAACGGCAGTTCTCCAGCAGAACTCATGATGTCACGACCACTTCGAACTACACTTTCTCTGACTCAACCTATCGAGAATGATCCAATTGAAAGAAACACGGCCATGGAAAATCAATACAACAAGAAACATGGGACCAAAAGTCGTTCATTCGTTCGAGGGGAAGAGGTATTGGCAAAATGCTTCCGTGGCAATCACTCATTCTGGGCACCCGGTACGATCATCGAGAAACGCGGGAACGTTATGTACAACGTCTCAATCCTTTTGCCGAGAGGATGTTCCAGACTGATTCGCAGCCATGTTAATCAACTCCGTAAACGCTACCCAGACACAAACGAATCAGCTGATGATCCCTCTCTGGTTGAAGGTCAACAAGTCTCCATCCCTTTCGACTACGACGATGGAAATCAATCAGCAGACTCCTCTGCTGACGGGACATCTCAGGAATCTTCCAATGTTCCCATGCGGCGAAGTCGTCAGCCATATCGGAACCCTAGGCTTCCGACACGCTCATCTCCTCCACGACTTCGTTCCCGGCTTCCACGCAGGATCCCGCAGGCTCCAGCTTCTTCGAGGGGGGAGGTGTTGGGTATCGGCCCAACGACAGATGGCGTAAGCCATGCCTGA
- the LOC129808933 gene encoding uncharacterized protein K02A2.6-like has product MATQKEDNISLLSILSATQKLLEDQQKRLAQLEARSNQPDRPELTIEALAPSIQTFVYDPDNGVTFDAWFSLHEDIFREDAKSLDDSVRVRLLLRKLNPQGHEGYVNSLLPKAPRDFTFDETVARLKDLFGRRESLFHTRWRCLQIQKKETDDFQTHSTVINKICEEFKLGELTPEHFKCLVFILSLKSKNDSDVRTRLLHKLEVEKPETLTLSFMASEATRLTNLKTESADLELKDTTQGIHFVQRQGKPKKGNSSNSKSQQSGRNSQTQPSQVPKSPCWFCGGLHFVKQCNYSKHTCKDCSRVGHKEGYCPQNNSLKNSSSSKSQSKQKQIHSSKSNVNPVSVHHTVTNSQAKRYIDVVMNGKSVKLLFDTGSDVTIISKDVWRHLGSPVLSETPSTASDAQGNHIPMDGEFFCTVDFKGDIQRARCLVTDVNINLFGVEWINLFNLWGKTISSLCSVNSVSEKDIVTSLKTTFPSVFSSTMGKCTKGQAHLQLKPSTVPVFRPKRPVPYHVTDLVDEELQRLQNLDIISPVDHSEYAAPIVVARKPNGSIRICADYSTGLNNNLESHHYPIPTPDQIFATLSTCSVFSQIDLSDAYLQIEMDEESKKLLTINTHRGLFTFNRLCPGVKSAPGIFQQLIDTMLAGINGVHAYFDDVLIASKTKEEHHQTLLQVFRRLSEYDFRVKLEKCNFFQKEVRFLGFILDAKGQRPDPAKIDAIISMPAPSNIAQLRSFLGAVTFYHGS; this is encoded by the coding sequence ATGGCTACTCAAAAAGAAGACAATATCTCTCTTCTGAGCATCCTCAGCGCAACTCAGAAGCTCCTGGAGGACCAACAAAAACGGCTTGCTCAACTTGAGGCAAGATCCAACCAACCAGATCGTCCAGAACTCACCATTGAGGCTCTTGCGCCTTCCATTCAGACGTTCGTCTACGATCCGGACAATGGCGTCACCTTCGACGCATGGTTTTCACTTCATGAGGACATTTTCCGTGAAGATGCAAAATCCCTCGACGACTCTGTCCGAGTTCGTCTTCTCCTCAGGAAGCTCAACCCTCAAGGGCATGAGGGTTATGTGAATTCTCTTCTTCCAAAAGCTCCACGAGATTTCACGTTTGATGAGACAGTTGCACGGCTAAAAGACCTTTTTGGCCGCCGGGAATCACTTTTTCACACCCGCTGGAGATGCCTCCAAATACAGAAGAAAGAGACGGATGACTTTCAGACACATTCGACTGTCATCAACAAGATTTGTGAAGAGTTTAAGCTGGGAGAGCTTACGCCAGAGCACTTcaagtgtcttgtttttattCTAAGCCTCAAAAGCAAGAATGATTCTGATGTGCGAACGCGACTTCTTCATAAGCTGGAAGTGGAGAAGCCTGAGACACTCACATTGTCCTTTATGGCCAGTGAAGCAACACGTCTCACCAACTTGAAGACTGAGAGTGCTGATCTTGAGCTTAAAGACACTACGCAGGGTATTCATTTTGTTCAGCGTCAGGGAAAACCTAAAAAGGGGAATTCTTCAAACTCAAAGTCTCAACAATCCGGGCGTAACTCACAAACACAGCCTTCTCAGGTACCAAAATCTCCTTGTTGGTTCTGTGGTGGATTGCACTTTGTCAAACAGTGTAATTACTCAAAGCACACCTGTAAGGATTGCTCCAGGGTGGGCCACAAGGAAGGGTATTGTCCCCAGAACAATTCCCTAAAGAACTCCTCAAGTTCCAAGTCCCagtcaaaacaaaaacaaatacaCTCTTCGAAATCGAATGTCAATCCTGTCAGTGTTCACCACACTGTTACAAACAGTCAGGCAAAAAGATACATTGACGTGGTAATGAATGGGAAATCTGTGAAGTTGCTTTTCGACACAGGATCAGATGTGACAATTATCTCCAAGGATGTCTGGAGACATCTTGGATCACCAGTTCTGTCAGAGACTCCCTCTACAGCTTCTGATGCCCAGGGAAATCACATTCCTATGGATGGCGAGTTTTTCTGCACGGTTGACTTCAAAGGGGACATTCAAAGGGCCAGATGTCTTGTCACTGATGTCAACATTAACCTTTTTGGTGTTGAATGGATCAATTTATTCAACCTCTGGGGAAAAACCATTTCTTCACTTTGCAGTGTAAACTCAGTTTCCGAAAAAGACATTGTCACATCACTCAAAACAACTTTCCCATCTGTTTTCTCATCTACAATGGGAAAATGCACCAAGGGACAGGCGCATCTTCAGCTGAAGCCTTCAACAGTTCCAGTGTTCAGACCCAAACGCCCTGTACCATACCATGTCACGGATTTGGTGGATGAGGAACTTCAGAGATTGCAGAATCTGGACATCATTTCTCCTGTGGATCACAGTGAGTATGCAGCTCCTATCGTTGTAGCCCGTAAACCCAATGGTTCCATCCGAATCTGTGCTGATTATTCCACCGGGCTCAACAATAATCTCGAATCCCATCACTATCCTATCCCTACCCCTGACCAAATCTTCGCAACACTGTCAACTTGCTCAGTATTCAGCCAAATAGATCTCTCAGATGCATATCTGCAGATCGAAATGGATGAAGAATCGAAGAAACTCCTCACGATTAACACCCACAGAGGTCTCTTCACATTCAATCGCCTCTGTCCTGGGGTAAAATCGGCACCTGGAATTTTCCAACAGCTCATTGATACCATGCTGGCTGGCATCAATGGGGTTCATGCCTATTTTGATGACGTTCTCATCGCATCAAAGACCAAAGAGGAGCATCATCAGACACTCTTGCAAGTGTTTCGACGACTCAGTGAATACGACTTCCGTGTCAAAttggaaaaatgcaatttttttcaaaaggaaGTACGCTTCCTTGGCTTCATTCTCGATGCCAAAGGACAGCGCCCGGATCCAGCAAAGATTGATGCAATTATCAGTATGCCAGCTCCGTCAAATATTGCACAACTCAGATCTTTCCTCGGGGCCGTCACGTTTTATCACGGTTCGTGA